One window of the Mycobacterium haemophilum DSM 44634 genome contains the following:
- a CDS encoding Hsp20/alpha crystallin family protein translates to MMTTLPVRRRTRSLFPELSEWFTGLPSFAGLQPVFERRMMRLEDEMKDGNYEVRAELPGIDPVKDVDVTVHDGLLTIKAERSEKKDFDGRSEFSYGSFERTVSLPAGANEDDINATYDKGILTVSVPVTEAKPTEKHVQIQSAS, encoded by the coding sequence ATCATGACAACCCTTCCCGTTCGGCGTCGGACGCGTTCGCTCTTTCCGGAGTTGTCGGAGTGGTTCACCGGTTTACCGTCGTTCGCCGGACTCCAGCCGGTTTTCGAGAGGCGGATGATGCGGCTAGAGGACGAGATGAAGGACGGCAACTATGAGGTACGCGCTGAGCTTCCCGGTATCGATCCGGTCAAGGACGTCGACGTCACCGTGCATGATGGTCTGCTGACGATCAAAGCGGAGCGCAGCGAGAAGAAGGATTTCGACGGGCGGTCCGAATTCTCCTACGGCTCGTTCGAACGTACGGTGTCGCTACCGGCGGGCGCCAACGAAGACGACATCAACGCTACCTACGACAAGGGAATTCTCACGGTGTCCGTACCAGTCACCGAGGCGAAGCCCACCGAAAAGCACGTCCAGATCCAATCCGCGAGTTGA
- a CDS encoding erythromycin esterase family protein, translated as MTRTADLGRRAPRRMFRDRREAGQVLADLLGAYRDRKDVVVLGLARGGLPVAWEVAARLRAPLDAFVVRKLGAPGHEEFAVGALASGGRVVINDDVVRGLRITPQQLRDIAEREGRELVRREAAYRGGQPPADVTGKTVILVDDGLATGASMFAAVQALREAEPAQIVIAVPAAPESTCREFAGIVDDVVCATMPTPFLAVGESFWDFRQISDEEVRELLATPTMGAAVTVAQPEATAAEVIRRVAVAAPAGVPPTDALEKLIGDARIVLIGESSHGTHEFYEARAAITKWLIEQMGFCAVAAEADWPDAYRVNRYVRGLGDDKNAEEALSGFERFPAWMWRNVVVREFTEWLHGHNQRCRSAGRRESGFYGLDLYSLHRSMSEVIAYLDKVDPTAASRARQRYACFDHASSDDGQAYGFAAAFGAGPSCERQAIEQLVEFQRNALDYARRDGLIAEDEAFYAQQNAQTVRNAEVYYRAMFSGRVTSWNLRDAHMAQTLQALLTHLGRRQTKAARIVVWAHNSHVGDARATEMGADGQLTLGQLVRERYREESRLIGFTTYTGTVTAASEWGAVAERKAVRAALNGSVEELFHETGGRAFLVSPIINRDADEPLGAVRLGRAIGVIYQPATERQSHYFHTRPADQFDAIIHIDQTRALEPLEVTSQWIAGETPETYPTGL; from the coding sequence ATGACTCGAACGGCTGACCTTGGGAGGCGCGCGCCCCGACGTATGTTCCGCGACCGCCGGGAGGCCGGTCAGGTGCTGGCCGACCTGCTGGGCGCTTACCGTGACCGCAAGGACGTGGTGGTGCTGGGACTGGCACGTGGAGGACTACCCGTCGCGTGGGAGGTCGCAGCCAGGCTGCGGGCACCGCTGGATGCCTTCGTGGTACGCAAACTCGGCGCACCCGGACACGAAGAGTTCGCGGTCGGCGCTTTGGCCAGCGGTGGCCGCGTCGTGATCAATGACGATGTGGTGCGGGGATTGCGGATCACGCCTCAGCAGCTGCGCGATATCGCCGAACGCGAAGGGCGCGAGCTGGTCCGGCGCGAGGCCGCCTATCGCGGCGGACAGCCCCCTGCCGACGTGACCGGAAAGACCGTCATCCTGGTCGATGACGGGTTGGCCACCGGGGCAAGCATGTTCGCCGCGGTGCAAGCATTGCGTGAAGCCGAGCCCGCGCAGATCGTGATCGCCGTGCCGGCGGCCCCGGAATCGACCTGCCGGGAATTCGCCGGCATTGTGGACGACGTCGTCTGTGCCACCATGCCTACACCCTTTCTCGCTGTGGGCGAGTCATTTTGGGACTTCCGCCAGATCAGCGATGAAGAAGTTAGGGAACTACTGGCCACTCCCACCATGGGTGCCGCAGTAACGGTCGCCCAACCCGAAGCCACCGCAGCTGAGGTGATCAGACGCGTCGCTGTCGCGGCACCGGCCGGTGTTCCTCCGACGGACGCCTTGGAAAAGCTGATCGGCGACGCGCGGATCGTTTTGATCGGCGAAAGTTCACACGGCACGCATGAGTTCTATGAGGCGCGCGCCGCCATCACGAAATGGCTGATCGAGCAGATGGGCTTCTGTGCCGTCGCCGCGGAAGCCGACTGGCCCGACGCCTACCGGGTGAACCGGTATGTTCGCGGGCTTGGCGACGACAAGAACGCCGAGGAGGCGCTGAGCGGGTTTGAGCGTTTCCCCGCCTGGATGTGGCGTAACGTCGTGGTCCGCGAATTCACCGAGTGGCTACACGGCCACAATCAACGATGCCGGTCGGCAGGCCGTCGGGAATCCGGATTCTACGGCTTGGACCTCTACAGCCTGCATCGCTCGATGAGCGAGGTGATCGCCTATCTCGACAAGGTCGACCCTACTGCTGCGTCCCGGGCACGCCAGCGCTACGCGTGCTTCGACCATGCCTCGTCCGACGACGGCCAGGCCTACGGATTCGCCGCGGCGTTCGGCGCCGGCCCATCGTGCGAACGACAAGCAATCGAGCAGCTGGTCGAATTCCAGCGCAATGCACTGGATTACGCGCGCCGTGACGGGCTGATCGCCGAGGACGAGGCGTTCTACGCGCAGCAGAACGCACAAACCGTCCGCAACGCGGAGGTGTACTACCGTGCGATGTTCAGCGGACGGGTCACATCGTGGAACCTCCGCGACGCGCACATGGCCCAAACCTTGCAGGCGCTGTTGACGCATTTGGGCCGCCGCCAGACCAAAGCGGCGCGAATTGTCGTTTGGGCACACAACTCTCACGTTGGTGATGCCCGGGCCACCGAAATGGGCGCTGACGGGCAGCTCACGCTGGGGCAGCTCGTCCGCGAGCGCTACCGCGAGGAATCGCGTCTCATCGGGTTCACCACGTATACCGGCACGGTCACCGCTGCCAGCGAATGGGGAGCCGTCGCGGAACGCAAGGCCGTCCGGGCGGCGCTCAACGGAAGCGTGGAAGAACTGTTTCATGAGACCGGTGGTCGCGCGTTCTTGGTGTCACCCATCATCAACCGCGACGCCGACGAACCGTTGGGTGCCGTTCGGCTGGGACGCGCCATCGGCGTTATCTATCAGCCAGCAACCGAGCGCCAGAGCCACTACTTCCACACCCGGCCCGCCGATCAGTTTGACGCGATCATTCATATCGACCAGACCAGGGCGCTGGAACCGCTTGAGGTGACCAGTCAGTGGATCGCCGGAGAAACCCCGGAAACCTATCCGACCGGCTTGTAG
- a CDS encoding 1-phosphofructokinase family hexose kinase: MKPPVRPSTSGSRIVTLTMNPALDITTTADQVRPTEKIRCHGARYDAGGGGINVARIAHVLGASVSAVFPAGGQSGQVVADLVVEAGVRFHRIKIAEATRESFTVNEAHTGQQYRFILPGPRLSLTEQAQCLDGLRAAARSAEFVVASGSLPPGVPADYYQRVADICAELGTLLILDTSGGGLRHITSGVFLLKASVRELRECVECDLASEPEQVAAAQELIRCGLAQSVVVSLGSQGALVATTRGSQRFSAIPMRSGSGVGAGDAMVAAITVGLSRGWPLDKSVRFGIAAGAAMLMTPGTAVCNRADVDRLFETVPEPTEV, translated from the coding sequence ATGAAACCACCGGTTCGGCCTTCCACGAGCGGATCGCGGATTGTGACGTTGACGATGAACCCCGCACTCGATATCACCACTACCGCTGACCAGGTGCGGCCTACCGAGAAAATCCGTTGTCACGGTGCACGTTATGACGCGGGTGGTGGCGGCATCAATGTGGCACGCATCGCGCATGTGCTGGGCGCGTCGGTGTCTGCGGTATTCCCCGCCGGCGGGCAAAGCGGCCAGGTTGTTGCCGATCTGGTTGTCGAGGCTGGTGTTCGGTTTCACCGCATCAAGATCGCCGAGGCTACCCGGGAAAGTTTCACCGTCAACGAGGCTCACACCGGCCAGCAGTATCGGTTCATCCTTCCTGGTCCGCGGTTGAGCCTGACAGAACAGGCGCAATGCCTCGACGGACTGCGCGCTGCGGCACGATCGGCCGAATTCGTGGTGGCCAGTGGCAGCCTGCCGCCAGGTGTTCCCGCCGACTACTATCAGCGCGTCGCCGACATCTGCGCGGAGCTGGGGACGCTGCTGATTCTCGACACATCCGGCGGCGGTCTGCGGCATATCACCTCCGGTGTGTTCCTGCTAAAAGCCAGTGTGCGGGAACTACGTGAATGCGTCGAATGTGACCTGGCCAGCGAACCAGAGCAGGTAGCGGCCGCCCAGGAGCTTATCCGGTGCGGACTCGCCCAATCCGTCGTGGTGTCGCTGGGTTCGCAGGGCGCGCTAGTCGCGACAACGCGTGGCAGTCAACGGTTTTCCGCGATCCCGATGCGATCGGGCAGCGGTGTCGGGGCCGGCGACGCGATGGTCGCGGCGATCACCGTAGGTCTGAGTCGAGGATGGCCGCTCGACAAGTCGGTGCGTTTCGGAATCGCGGCCGGCGCAGCGATGCTGATGACACCCGGTACGGCCGTTTGCAATCGCGCCGATGTGGACCGCCTTTTCGAGACGGTACCGGAACCGACAGAGGTGTGA
- a CDS encoding hydrogenase maturation protease, with protein MLNAVVIGIGNDYRRDDGVGPAVATAINQRKLPGVRVVTGIEDPMDLLDAWSDAALAVVIDAAVASPSTPGRIHRDAVNDVVTAGGVSTHGLDVTQAFALGRALGREPGRLVVFTIEAADTSHGVGLTPQVAAAVPDVVAAAVAEIVSGS; from the coding sequence ATGTTGAACGCGGTGGTGATCGGCATCGGAAACGACTATCGCCGCGACGACGGCGTCGGCCCCGCCGTGGCCACCGCGATCAACCAGCGCAAGCTGCCCGGTGTTCGCGTCGTGACTGGGATTGAGGACCCGATGGATCTGCTGGACGCATGGTCGGACGCAGCGCTGGCCGTGGTGATCGATGCAGCGGTGGCCTCTCCATCGACACCCGGCCGCATCCATCGCGATGCAGTTAACGATGTGGTTACCGCAGGCGGGGTGAGCACGCATGGCCTCGACGTCACCCAGGCATTTGCACTGGGCCGAGCGCTGGGCCGGGAGCCTGGCCGGCTGGTGGTATTCACCATCGAGGCCGCCGACACCAGCCACGGCGTCGGGCTGACACCACAGGTGGCGGCCGCGGTACCCGACGTGGTCGCCGCAGCAGTGGCTGAAATCGTTAGTGGCAGCTGA
- a CDS encoding Ni/Fe hydrogenase subunit alpha, which produces MIPTTRTLSVGALTRVEGEGALHIRLRDGALESVELNIYEPPRFFEAFLRGRSYTEPPDITARVCGICPVAYQVSACNAIEAACGVTLDPALIQLRRLLYCGEWMHSHMLHIYLLHAPDFLGYPDAISLARDQRENVERGLRLKKAGNRLMEFLGGRAIHPINVRLGGFYSVPTRNELVGLAEQLRRALDDALATVTWVSGFDFPELELDHELLALRAPDGYPIENGEIARSAGNPFNTAEFSDHVVESQVPHSTALHATLDGGRYLTGPLARYSLNSSALSPVARQAAAEAGLAEQCRNPFRSIVVRAVEVVYAIDEALRIIDDYERPARPFVDVPARAGVGHGVSEAPRGLLYHRYQIDGDGLIEAATIIPPTSQNQAAIEADLVQVVSENLSLDDGELTALCERVIRNHDPCISCSAHFLRLTVDRC; this is translated from the coding sequence GTGATCCCGACCACCCGCACACTGAGTGTCGGCGCGCTAACCCGTGTCGAAGGGGAAGGCGCCCTGCATATCAGGCTGCGCGATGGGGCATTGGAGAGCGTTGAGCTGAACATCTATGAGCCGCCGCGGTTCTTCGAGGCTTTCCTGCGTGGCAGGTCCTACACGGAGCCACCGGATATCACGGCGCGAGTCTGCGGCATCTGCCCGGTGGCCTACCAGGTCAGCGCCTGCAACGCAATCGAAGCCGCCTGCGGAGTAACGCTTGACCCTGCCCTGATCCAGCTGCGCCGACTGCTGTACTGCGGCGAGTGGATGCACAGTCACATGCTGCATATCTACCTGCTGCACGCACCGGACTTCCTTGGCTATCCGGACGCGATCAGCCTGGCGCGCGACCAGCGCGAGAACGTCGAACGCGGCCTGCGGCTGAAGAAGGCGGGTAACCGGCTGATGGAATTCCTTGGCGGGCGGGCGATCCACCCGATCAATGTGCGGCTGGGCGGTTTCTACTCGGTGCCCACCCGCAACGAGCTGGTCGGGTTGGCCGAGCAGCTGCGCCGGGCGCTCGACGACGCGCTAGCCACGGTGACCTGGGTGTCCGGATTCGATTTCCCTGAGCTCGAGCTCGATCACGAACTGCTGGCGCTTCGCGCGCCTGACGGCTATCCGATCGAGAATGGCGAGATCGCCCGCAGCGCCGGAAACCCGTTCAACACTGCTGAATTCAGCGACCACGTCGTCGAGTCGCAGGTGCCTCACTCGACCGCGCTACACGCGACGTTAGACGGTGGCCGATACCTGACCGGCCCGCTAGCGCGGTATTCACTGAACTCGTCGGCGCTCTCGCCGGTAGCCCGACAAGCGGCTGCCGAGGCGGGACTAGCAGAGCAATGCCGAAACCCGTTCCGCAGCATTGTGGTCCGCGCGGTCGAGGTGGTGTACGCAATCGACGAGGCACTGCGAATCATCGACGACTACGAGCGCCCTGCACGACCGTTCGTCGATGTGCCGGCGCGTGCCGGGGTCGGCCACGGCGTCAGTGAAGCCCCGCGCGGGCTGCTGTATCACAGATACCAGATCGACGGGGACGGGCTAATCGAAGCTGCGACCATTATCCCGCCCACGTCGCAGAATCAGGCCGCGATCGAAGCCGACCTGGTGCAGGTGGTGTCGGAGAACCTATCACTGGACGATGGCGAGCTGACCGCGTTGTGCGAGCGAGTGATTCGCAACCATGACCCGTGCATTTCCTGCTCGGCGCACTTTCTGCGGCTCACGGTGGACCGATGTTGA
- a CDS encoding oxidoreductase, whose amino-acid sequence MSTPKPAGRRQTRLAVWKFASCDGCQLTLLDCEDELLTLAAQVQIATFLEASSAIVGGPYDVSLVEGSITTEADRRRIHEIRQQSRVLVTIGACATAGGVQALRNFADVAEFASVVYAKPEYIDTLATSTPASAHVKVDYQVQGCPIDRGQLLDTLAALLVGRKPRLPAKTVCTECKMRGVTCVIVADGIPCLGPVTHAGCGALCPRHHRGCYGCFGPSAIPRTATLIPLLRRDGMSQDDVDRVFSTFNVATFAAERSKQ is encoded by the coding sequence ATGAGCACGCCGAAGCCAGCGGGTCGCCGCCAGACAAGGCTAGCGGTCTGGAAGTTCGCGTCCTGCGACGGCTGCCAACTGACCCTGCTCGACTGCGAGGACGAATTGCTCACCTTGGCCGCGCAGGTGCAGATCGCCACCTTCCTGGAGGCCTCCAGCGCGATCGTCGGCGGACCCTACGACGTGTCGCTGGTCGAGGGATCCATTACCACCGAGGCCGACAGGCGGCGCATCCACGAGATCCGCCAACAGTCGCGGGTGCTGGTCACCATCGGGGCGTGCGCCACCGCCGGCGGTGTCCAGGCGCTGCGGAACTTCGCCGACGTCGCCGAATTCGCCTCGGTGGTCTACGCCAAGCCGGAATACATCGACACGCTGGCGACATCGACACCGGCGTCGGCACACGTCAAGGTCGATTACCAGGTGCAGGGATGCCCGATCGACCGCGGGCAGCTGCTCGACACTTTGGCGGCGCTGCTGGTCGGGCGCAAACCCCGGCTGCCGGCCAAGACGGTGTGCACCGAGTGCAAAATGCGCGGCGTGACATGCGTCATCGTCGCCGACGGCATCCCGTGTCTGGGCCCGGTCACCCACGCGGGCTGTGGAGCACTGTGTCCCAGGCATCATCGTGGCTGCTACGGCTGTTTCGGCCCGTCCGCGATACCGAGAACCGCCACGCTGATCCCGCTGTTGCGCCGCGACGGAATGTCGCAGGACGATGTTGACCGGGTGTTCTCGACATTCAATGTCGCCACCTTCGCCGCCGAACGGAGCAAGCAGTGA
- a CDS encoding FAD/NAD(P)-binding protein, translated as MTPVPYRVRSRVEENRNTATLCLEPVQDTLRTPQPGEFMMLYAFGIGEVAVSISGDPSATDGTITHTIRAVGAVSRALHDAQVGTVIGVRGPFGTSWGLSEAAGRDLVMVAGGVGLCPLRPAVLGALAQRANYGRMVLIAGARSQADFLFADQLDKWAEDPSLELHHTVDVPVQGWPGEVGFVTEPLRRLALNPGRTTAFLCGPEPMMRFAADALLEKGMAASDIRVSLERNMQCGIGWCGHCQLGPLLLCLDGPIVGYDVAGPLLAVKEL; from the coding sequence ATGACGCCGGTCCCCTACCGGGTCCGCAGCCGCGTCGAGGAGAACCGCAACACAGCGACGCTGTGCCTGGAACCGGTCCAAGATACGTTGCGGACTCCGCAGCCAGGCGAGTTCATGATGCTCTACGCCTTCGGTATCGGCGAAGTTGCGGTCTCCATCAGCGGCGACCCCAGCGCCACCGACGGGACGATCACCCACACCATCCGCGCGGTCGGCGCGGTCAGCCGCGCGTTGCATGACGCGCAGGTGGGCACCGTAATCGGGGTGCGGGGCCCGTTTGGCACCAGCTGGGGGCTATCGGAGGCCGCCGGCCGGGATTTGGTGATGGTGGCCGGCGGCGTGGGATTGTGCCCGCTGCGTCCCGCGGTGCTGGGCGCCCTAGCCCAGCGGGCAAACTACGGCCGGATGGTGCTGATCGCGGGGGCCCGCTCGCAGGCGGACTTCTTGTTCGCCGACCAACTCGACAAGTGGGCCGAGGACCCGAGCCTCGAACTGCACCACACCGTCGATGTCCCGGTGCAAGGCTGGCCAGGTGAGGTGGGATTCGTCACCGAACCGTTGCGTCGGTTGGCGTTAAATCCCGGTCGCACCACGGCATTTCTGTGCGGACCGGAGCCGATGATGCGCTTCGCCGCCGATGCGCTGCTGGAAAAGGGTATGGCGGCCAGCGACATCCGGGTCTCACTCGAACGGAACATGCAGTGCGGGATCGGCTGGTGCGGCCACTGCCAGCTCGGCCCGCTGCTGCTGTGCCTGGACGGCCCTATAGTCGGCTACGACGTCGCCGGCCCCTTGTTAGCGGTCAAGGAGCTGTAG
- a CDS encoding 4Fe-4S dicluster domain-containing protein gives MSEPGEAPDAEQAMLDVAGLGRLIDVLIERGYRVVGPTVRDNAIVLAELESARDLPRGWGVDVGPGHYRLRHRDDDAVFAHSSGPQSWKQFLHPPRRRLWTADRNDATKDDDDEEIPRYACIGVRGCDLAAIATLARVLGGGTYPDGSFVKRRQQLFVVAVNCIEPGGLCFCTSMGTGPAAGPGYDLALTEQIGGDGRRYLVNVGTEAGADVLAATPHREASADEIDCARADVEAASHRMGRQMPETDLRELLIRSRESPQWEEVAGRCLTCGNCTMVCPTCYCTNTEDVTDLTGEHAERWQHWASCYEFDFTYIHGGGSVRQSGASRYRHWLTHKLGTWHDQFGMSGCVGCGRCIAWCPTGIDITEEMNTMARADADRD, from the coding sequence ATGAGCGAACCCGGCGAAGCGCCGGACGCCGAACAAGCGATGTTGGATGTGGCTGGGTTGGGCCGCCTCATCGATGTGTTGATCGAACGCGGCTATCGGGTGGTCGGCCCCACCGTGCGGGACAACGCGATCGTGCTCGCCGAGCTGGAGTCGGCGCGGGACCTGCCTCGCGGCTGGGGAGTCGACGTGGGCCCAGGGCATTATCGGCTGCGGCACCGCGACGATGATGCGGTGTTTGCACACTCGTCCGGTCCGCAGTCCTGGAAGCAATTCCTGCACCCACCACGGCGCCGGCTGTGGACCGCAGATCGCAATGACGCCACGAAAGACGATGACGACGAAGAGATTCCACGATACGCCTGCATCGGTGTGCGCGGCTGCGACCTGGCAGCGATAGCGACGCTGGCCCGGGTTCTTGGCGGCGGCACCTATCCGGACGGATCGTTCGTCAAGCGGCGGCAGCAGCTCTTCGTCGTCGCAGTGAATTGCATAGAACCGGGCGGCCTCTGTTTCTGCACGTCGATGGGAACTGGGCCCGCCGCCGGTCCGGGCTACGACCTGGCCCTGACCGAACAGATCGGCGGCGACGGTCGCCGTTATCTCGTCAACGTCGGCACCGAGGCGGGTGCCGACGTGCTGGCAGCGACACCGCACCGCGAAGCCTCGGCTGATGAAATCGACTGCGCTCGAGCCGATGTCGAGGCAGCATCACACCGAATGGGCCGCCAAATGCCGGAAACGGATCTCCGTGAGCTGTTGATCCGCTCGCGCGAATCGCCGCAGTGGGAGGAAGTCGCCGGCCGCTGCCTGACGTGCGGGAACTGCACGATGGTGTGCCCGACGTGCTACTGCACCAACACCGAAGACGTCACCGACCTGACCGGTGAGCACGCCGAACGCTGGCAGCATTGGGCGTCATGCTACGAGTTCGACTTCACCTACATCCATGGCGGTGGCAGCGTCCGCCAGTCCGGCGCATCCCGCTACCGACATTGGCTGACCCACAAACTGGGTACCTGGCATGACCAGTTTGGGATGTCGGGCTGTGTGGGCTGCGGGCGCTGCATCGCCTGGTGCCCGACCGGCATCGACATCACCGAGGAGATGAACACGATGGCCCGCGCGGACGCTGATCGTGACTGA
- a CDS encoding universal stress protein translates to MNDSPMQPAIVVGVDGSKAATRAALWAVDEAVDRDVPLRLLYALDQGETTIDSGDTARRLANADIAVRCTSSAVEATNKPVKIEVEISDGPPTSSLIRASRSAAMVCVGAVGRNHFHPDRVGSTAAAVAVWAHCPVVVIRGGSGPSRAGCIVAEADTSPGDGVVLGAAVREARLRNAPLRVITYSQAPPAYLPGVTTEADRRIVGRLSRRLDRWRRGYPELLIEPTVVHGDLVDYLAKNAGDVQLLVVGGRDPHHVSELLGPAGYAALGGSDCVVLIVDHQRL, encoded by the coding sequence ATGAACGATTCGCCTATGCAGCCCGCAATCGTGGTCGGCGTTGACGGTTCGAAAGCGGCCACCCGGGCTGCGTTATGGGCCGTCGATGAAGCGGTTGATCGTGATGTCCCGCTCCGCTTGCTCTATGCGCTCGACCAGGGCGAGACGACGATAGATTCCGGCGACACAGCGCGGCGCCTGGCTAACGCGGACATCGCGGTGCGCTGCACATCCTCGGCTGTTGAGGCCACCAACAAACCGGTGAAAATTGAAGTCGAGATTTCCGATGGCCCACCGACCAGCAGTCTGATTCGTGCTTCCCGGTCAGCGGCCATGGTCTGTGTCGGTGCTGTCGGGCGCAACCACTTCCACCCCGATCGGGTGGGTTCTACAGCCGCCGCTGTCGCAGTCTGGGCGCATTGCCCGGTCGTCGTCATCCGCGGAGGCAGCGGTCCATCCCGCGCCGGGTGCATCGTCGCCGAAGCCGACACGTCGCCGGGCGACGGGGTCGTGTTGGGGGCGGCCGTGCGGGAGGCGCGGCTGCGGAACGCGCCGCTACGGGTGATCACCTACTCACAAGCTCCGCCCGCCTACCTCCCAGGAGTAACCACGGAAGCCGATCGCCGGATAGTAGGACGGCTGAGCCGCCGGCTGGACCGGTGGCGGCGAGGCTATCCAGAGCTGCTTATCGAGCCGACTGTGGTGCATGGCGACCTCGTAGACTATTTGGCGAAAAATGCCGGAGACGTACAGTTACTCGTGGTGGGAGGCCGCGATCCACACCATGTGAGCGAGCTTTTGGGCCCAGCGGGTTATGCCGCGCTGGGCGGCTCTGACTGCGTTGTGCTTATCGTCGACCATCAACGCCTGTGA
- the dosR gene encoding hypoxia response regulator transcription factor DosR/DevR, with protein MVRVFLVDDHEVVRRGIIDLLESDPELEVVGEAGSVAEAMARIPAARPDVAVLDVRLPDGSGIELCRDLLSDLPDVRCLMLTSFTSDEAMLDAVLAGASGYVVKDIKGMELTQAVKDVGAGKSLLDNRAAAALMAKLRSAAEPSDPLLGLTDQERTLLGLLSEGLTNKQIAARMFLAEKTVKNYVSRLLAKLGMERRTQAAVFASKLNASERPES; from the coding sequence ATGGTGAGGGTCTTTTTGGTCGATGACCACGAGGTGGTCCGGCGCGGCATTATCGACTTGCTCGAGTCGGACCCCGAGCTCGAAGTCGTCGGCGAAGCTGGCTCGGTCGCCGAGGCGATGGCGCGGATACCGGCGGCGCGGCCCGACGTTGCGGTGCTCGACGTTCGGCTGCCCGACGGCAGCGGAATCGAGCTGTGCCGCGATTTGCTGTCGGACCTGCCCGACGTGCGCTGTCTGATGTTGACCTCGTTCACGTCCGACGAGGCGATGCTCGACGCGGTGTTGGCCGGGGCCAGCGGATACGTCGTCAAAGACATCAAGGGCATGGAGCTGACGCAGGCCGTCAAAGACGTCGGTGCCGGCAAATCGTTGCTGGACAACAGGGCGGCGGCGGCATTGATGGCGAAACTCCGCAGCGCTGCCGAACCCAGCGATCCGCTGCTTGGGCTGACCGACCAGGAGCGCACCCTGCTCGGGTTGCTCAGTGAGGGGCTGACTAACAAGCAGATCGCCGCGCGCATGTTTCTCGCCGAAAAAACGGTGAAAAATTATGTGTCGCGTTTGCTGGCCAAGCTTGGAATGGAGCGGCGGACCCAAGCGGCGGTGTTTGCGTCCAAGCTGAACGCCAGCGAACGGCCGGAAAGTTAG